A window from Malassezia japonica chromosome 1, complete sequence encodes these proteins:
- a CDS encoding bacterial leucyl aminopeptidase (MEROPS:MER0032443; COG:O; SECRETED:SignalP(1-16); EggNog:ENOG503NVAW), which translates to MLWMRWAIAGAAAVAAAPLGQQVFMVDEGTAPKLDMSWASLRRDRVLQLGDQETVLASEMEKWWLRAQGRRFIDVTEYPDLGKVNAQNMGVLKVHFPALEHGERLKEAYEHVSDAGPRADLAKFTSFYTRYYRSESGRRSQRWLMDQVERLADHFATNTSISEFKHDWEQRTIILRIGGANASRTAERGVTILGAHQDSTSFLPFLRSPGADDDGSGTVTLLETLRALGASRWVPESDVEFHFYSAEEGGLLGSQAVASAYEQDHVRVQAMLQQDMTAFVKRGTTEKVGIVTDYTSPALTDFVTRLVDAYLDIPYVRTKTNYGASDHASWDRAGYPSAFAIEAAFEDCNLQNIHTSRDTFDHDEFSFPHILQFVRLSMAFVVELSGWA; encoded by the exons ATGCTCTGGATGCGTTGGGCGATTgcgggggcggcggcggtggccgctgcgccgctggggCAGCAGGTGTTTATGGTGGATGAAGGCACTGCACCGAAACTCGACATGTCGTGGGCATCACTGCGGCGCGACCGCGTGCTCCAGC tggGCGACCAAGAGACGGTCCTCGCGTCCGAGATGGAAAAGTGGTGGCTCCGTGCGCAGGGCCGCCGCTTTATCGACGTGACCGAGTATCCCGATCTCGGCAAGGTGAACGCGCAGAATATGGGCGTGCTCAAAGTGCACTTtccggcgctcgagcacggcgagcgcctgaaagaggcgtacgagcacgtcagcgacgcggggccgcgcgcggacCTCGCTAAATTTACCTCGTTCTACACGCGCTACTACCGCAGCGAGAGCGGGCGCAGGAGCCAGCGGTGGCTCATGgaccaggtcgagcgcctcgctgaCCACTTTGCGACGAACACGTCCATCTCCGAGTTTAAGCACGACTGGGAGCAGCGCACCATCATTttgcgcatcggcggcgcgaaTGCTTCGCGCactgccgagcgcggcgtgacgatcctcggtgcgcaccaGGACAGCACGAGCTTCCTCCCGTTCCTCCGCTCGCCTggcgcggacgacgacggaAGCGGCACTGTGacgctgctcgagacgctccgtgcgctcggcgcctcgcgctgggtCCCGGAATCCGACGTGGAGTTCCACTTCTACTCGGCAGAGGAGGGTGGCCTGCTCGGCTCGCAGGCGGTTGCGTCTGCCTACGAACAGGACCACGTCCGTGTCCAGGCCATGCTGCAGCAGGACATGACGGCGTTTGTCAAGCGCGGCACCACCGAAAAGGTCGGCATCGTGACCGACTACacgtcgcctgcgctcACCGACTTTGTGacacgcctcgtcgacgcgtaCCTTGACATTCCCTACGTGCGCACCAAGACCAACTACGGCGCGAGCGACCACGCGAGCTGGGACCGTGCGGGCTACCCGAGCGCGTTTGCAATTGAGGCTGCGTTTGAAGACTGCAACCTGCAAAACATCcacacgtcgcgcgacacgTTTGACCACGACGAGTTCTCCTTCCCCCACATCCTCCAGTTCGTCCGCCTGTCGATGGCTTTTGTCGTAGAGCTCAGCGGCTGGGCATAG
- the RRP5 gene encoding rRNA biogenesis protein rrp5 (EggNog:ENOG503NVPJ; COG:A): MSKASKRGADVGEPAKRKAKSDEGAVKRARTEGAPLAPHLASRPQLESFPRGGGTGLTPIEYRQTLLEGRRELADDDLFAESSSKKKKAAPAKAKKAKQTRGAPEAPKDKTRVEMLNYKRLLPGTKMLCNVLAVHPLALVVSMCDQLVGHIPVTSVSARLTDRLQKALDEEDVDDDLPEHDQSPPELRDIYKVGQWVLASVENVAAPNAKRQWGMGREGGEYERESQRVQFSMDPRIVNEGVSVSDLGDGYLLPATITSHEDHGYALDLGLESKVHGFLPSANAGDEPLRLGQVVLVAVEAVASNGRAVRCTLPTHAPRALKTAPNQAALLPGECVRALVTSHTPHGLGVKLFGMLDGTVDNAHLPPAARDDPSLVAAGKKVTLRVLWNMPADLDEAFAGADAVGARRIGLSGAPHILGLRAPREGDAALPDAYPIGSKCRVRVVSVASEWGLLCEVLGKDVQGFVHISRVADEHIDALPPSQGAYKIGSEHEARVVGHAMTDRLLLLSTQPSILAKQYMRVSEVPLGEVVRASVRRVTPKAIFLRLNGNVDGVVFPLHFSDVHLKHPEKKYKPNLELNAKVIHTDPSQNRIVLSLKRSLIESELPFIGAMDDARVGVVTNAVVLKHLQKSFLVELGGTVRAVVPFVEASDTALTPMQLAELYPPAKVVKVRLTHVEPETGRIVASIKQTAPAFLEKLNVDTVDIGEKVAARVASIRDDVAILVLEPAGTRALLALSSLARMRKTNVKAVREEVSEGDLLDGLYVLNKVPEKGLVILGDISPSQKAAVAPGSEVKGRVTEVHKKQLQCTVQLPGCRARLHLAETADDLEKAALPEEGETVVATVLDTRRSGREADISTRASRADASIAAVDPAVDSASQLEVGAQLRGLVKAVTDKGVYVSLGRRTDARVMIKELFDEYVKDFRTKFHVGQLVKGTVLSVDGDKVEFSLKASRMGAPVSKERKTSNRLRDYAAGDKVDAYIRGTAEYGVFVQINDTDISGLCHKSELSDTPNADAVRAFAVGDRVKAVVLKVEADKGRISFGLKPSYFSDADYEVDEDEEDDEDDEDLVNDEDEDLVEDDVEMKDDDEEEDDDEDDDEDDEDLIDDEAQVDDDDDDDEEEEKEEGDDDLRFINDDDEDEDEDDEDENEDEDEDEDENDNGGPADYVESGSDSEPEPAPQPTLSLQDGFRWDAPLGGDDDESSDEEDAAPKRPKKAAISEDITADLASKKLESASDFERLLLGSPNSSYLWIQFVSFYLQLGDVDKARQVARRAIQTINFREEQEKLNVWIALMNVENMYGTPETLAAVFREATQVNNAKEVHLRLLAIYEQSNKINEAIELFRRTAKKFGYSAGVWVQWYQFYLRHGRPDDAHALVPRSLQSLERQKHIKALTAYALSEYKVGDVEHARTLFETLVERYPKRLDLWWQYIDQEARLENIAGVRTLFERAMTSRSNSTKQTKALLQKWLVLEKRIGDAKGVQAVLNRAREFVASVQGEEAS; encoded by the coding sequence ATGAGCAAGGCGAGCAAGCGTGGCGCGGACGTGGGTGAGCCTGCAAAGCGCAAGGCCAAGTCGGACGAGGGCGCGGTgaagcgtgcgcgcacagaaggtgcgccgcttgcgccgcacctcgcgtcgcggccgcagcTAGAGTCCTTCccccgcggcggcggcacgggcCTGACCCCGATCGAGTACCGCCAGACGCTCCTGGAGGGCCGCCGCGAGTTGGCAGACGACGACCTGTTTGCCGAGTCGTCGAGCAAGAAGAAaaaggcggcgccggccaaggCAAAGAAGGCCAAgcagacgcgcggcgcgccggaagCGCCAAAAGACAAGACGCGTGTCGAGATGCTCAACTACAAGCGCCTCCTTCCGGGCACCAAGATGCTGTGCAACGtgctcgcggtgcacccccttgcgctcgtcgtgtCTATGTGCGACCAGCTTGTCGGCCATATCCCGGTGACGTCCGTCAGCGCACGGCTCACCGACCGCCTGCAaaaggcgctcgacgaggaagacGTCGACGATGACCTTCCTGAGCACGACCAGAGCCCCCCGGAGCTGCGCGATATCTATAAAGTTGGCCAGTGGGTGCTCGCGTCCGTGGAAAATGTCGCGGCGCCCAACGCCAAGCGCCAGTGGGGGATGGGGCGCGAAGGCGGCGAGTACGAACGCGAGAGTCAACGTGTGCAGTTCTCGATGGATCCCCGCATCGTGAACGAGGGCGTGAGTGTGTccgacctcggcgacggaTACCTTTTGCCCGCGACAATTACCTCCCACGAGGACCACGGCTATGCGCTGGACCTCGGCCTGGAAAGCAAGGTGCACGGCTTCCTGCCGTCGGCGAATGCGGGCGACGAGcccctgcgcctcggccaggtcGTCCTTGtggccgtcgaggcggtggcgagcaacggccgcgccgtgcgctgcacgctgccgacgcatgcgccgcgtgcgctcaAGACGGCGCCGAACCAAgccgcgctcctgccgGGCGAgtgcgtgcgtgcgctggtcACGTCGCATAcgccgcacggcctcggcgtcaAGCTGTTTGGCATGCTCGACGGAACGGTCGACAATGCGCACCTTCCGCCAGCTGCCCGCGACGATCCgtcgctcgtcgctgccggaAAGAAGGTgacgctgcgtgtgctgTGGAATATGCCTGcagacctcgacgaggcgtttgcaggcgcagacgcagtcggcgcgcgccgcatcggcctgagtggcgcgccgcatattctcggcctgcgcgcacctcgcgagggcgacgcggcgctcccgGACGCGTATCCGATCGGGTCCAAGTGCCGTGTGCGCGTCGTGAGTGTCGCGAGCGAGTGGGGCCTGCTgtgcgaggtgctcggcaaggacgTGCAGGGCTTTGTGCACATttcgcgcgtcgccgacgagcacatTGACGCGCTTCCGCCCAGCCAAGGCGCCTACAAGATCGGCAgcgagcacgaggcgcgtgtcgTAGGCCACGCCATGACCGACCGCCTGCTCCTGCTAAGCACGCAGCCGTCGATCCTCGCAAAGCAGTACATGCGCGTGAGCGAagtgccgctcggcgaagtcgtgcgtgcgtcggtgcgccgcgtcacGCCGAAAGCCATCTTTTTGCGCCTGAACGGTAacgtcgacggcgtcgtCTTTCCCCTGCACTTTTCCGACGTGCACCTCAAGCACCCCGAGAAAAAGTACAAGCCGAACCTAGAGCTGAATGCCAAGGTGATTCATACGGATCCCTCCCAGAACCGCATTGTCCTCTCGCTGAAGCGCTCGCTCATCGAGTCCGAGCTGCCGTTTATCGGCGCgatggacgacgcgcgtgtCGGCGTCGTGACCAACGCCGTCGTGCTCAAGCACCTCCAAAAGAGCTTCCTGGtggagctcggcgggaCGGTGCGTGCGGTCGTGCCGTTTGTCGAGGCGTCCGACACGGCGCTGACCCCGatgcagctcgcggagctGTATCCCCCGGCCAAGGTCGTCAAGGTGCGCCTGACGCATGTCGAGCCTGAGACGGGCCGTATCGTCGCGAGCATCAAGCAGACCGCACCGGCGTTCCTCGAGAAGCTCAATGTCGACACGGTCGACATTGGCGAAaaggtcgcggcgcgcgtcgcgagcatCCGTGACGACGTCGCGATCCTGGTGCTCGAGCCGGCGGGTAcgcgtgcgctccttgcgctctCGAGTctcgcgcgcatgcgcaagACAAACGTcaaggcggtgcgcgaAGAGGTCAGCGAGGGCGACCTCCTCGACGGGCTCTATGTCCTGAACAAGGTCCCGGAAAAGGGCCTCGTGATCCTCGGCGAcatctcgccgagccaAAAGGCGGCCGTTGCGCCGGGATCCGAGGTCAAGGGACGTGTGACCGAGGTGCACAAGAAGCAGCTACAGTGCACGGTGCAGCTCCCCGgctgccgcgcacgtctgcaccttgccgagaccgccgacgacctcgaAAAGGCGGCGCTCCCGGAGGAGGGCGAGACGGTCGTTGCCACCGTGCTCGATACACGCCGCAGCGGACGCGAGGCGGATATCTcgacgcgtgcgtcgcgcgcggaTGCGAGCATCGCGGCCGTGGACCCGGCCGTGGACAGTGcgtcgcagctcgaggtcggcgcgcagctgcgcggcctcgtcaAGGCGGTCACCGACAAGGGCGTCTATGTCTCGCTTGGCCGCCGCACAGACGCGCGTGTGATGATCAAGGAGCTCTTTGACGAGTACGTCAAGGATTTCCGGACCAAGTTCCACGTCGGCCAGCTCGTCAAGGGTACGGTCCTGAGCGTGGACGGCGACAAGGTCGAGTTCTCGCTCAAGGCGTCGCGCATGGGCGCGCCGGTCagcaaggagcgcaagaCGTCGaaccgcctgcgcgactaTGCGGCGGGCGACAAGGTCGATGCGTACAtccgcggcacggccgagTACGGCGTGTTTGTACAGATCAACGACACGGATATCAGTGGCCTGTGCCACAAGAGCGAGCTGTCGGATACGCCGAACGCGGACGCTGTGCGTGCGTTTGCCGTTGGCGACCGCGTCAAGGCAGTCGTGCTCAAGGTCGAGGCGGACAAGGGCCGTATCTCGTTCGGCCTCAAGCCGTCGTACTTTAGCGATGCCGACTATGAggtggacgaggacgaggaggatgACGAGGATGACGAAGACCTTGTCAATGATGAAGATGAAGACCTTGTCGAGGACGACGTCGAGATGAAAGACGACGAtgaggaagaggacgacgatgaggacgacgatgaggacgacgaggatcTCATTGACGACGAAGCTCaagtcgacgacgacgacgacgacgacgaggaagaggagaAGGAagagggcgacgacgatCTTCGCTTCATTAacgatgacgacgaggacgaggatgaggacgacgaggatgaaaacgaggacgaggacgaggacgaggacgagaaCGACAATGGCGGCCCTGCCGACTATGTCGAGTCCGGCTCCGACtccgagcccgagccggcgcCTCAGCCGACCCTCTCGCTGCAGGACGGCTTCCGGTGGGACGCCCCCCttggcggcgacgacgacgagtcgagcgacgaggaggacgctgcgccgaaGCGCCCCAAGAAGGCGGCCATCAGCGAGGACATCACCGCCGACCTCGCGAGCAAGAAGCTCGAGTCCGCGTCGGACTTTGAGCGTCTGCtgctcggctcgccgaACAGCTCGTACCTCTGGATCCAGTTCGTGAGCTTCTacctgcagctcggcgatgtCGACAAAGCGCGGCAAGTCGCCCGCCGTGCCATCCAGACGATCAACTTCCGCGAGGAGCAAGAGAAGCTCAACGTGTGGATCGCGCTCATGAATGTCGAAAACATGTACGGCACGCCCGAGACCCTCGCGGCCGTCTTCCGTGAGGCGACGCAAGTCAACAATGCCAAGGAAGTACACCTCCGTCTCCTTGCCATCTACGAGCAGTCGAACAAGATCAacgaggcgatcgagctcttccggcgcaccgccaaAAAGTTTGGCTACAGCGCCGGGGTGTGGGTGCAGTGGTACCAATTCTAcctgcgccacggccgccccgacgacgcgcacgcgctcgtcccCCGCAGCCTGCAGagtctcgagcgccagaaGCACATCAAAGCGCTCACTGCCTACGCACTGTCCGAGTacaaggtcggcgacgtggagcacgcgcgcacgctctttGAGACGTTGGTCGAACGCTACcccaagcgcctcgacctctGGTGGCAGTACATCGAccaagaggcgcgcctcgagaacattgccggcgtgcgcaccctCTTTGAGCGCGCCAtgacctcgcgcagcaacTCGACGAAGCAGACCAAGGCCCTGCTCCAAAAGTGGCTCGTGCTGGAgaagcgcatcggcgacgcgaAAGGCGTCCAGGCCGTCCTGAACCGTGCGCGCGAGTTTGTCGCGAGCGTGCAAGGCGAGGAGGCATCATAG
- the SLA2 gene encoding sla2 Src-like adaptor 2 (COG:Z; EggNog:ENOG503Q3C0; BUSCO:EOG09261A3K; TransMembrane:1 (i23-46o)), with the protein MADAGHRPLTGAARAGARGDPQVLQIGNVLTIVSLAFFAVSLLASLSGVPGPVPVPDYPLASSAGGVCSPFVKPGYIEHDPYPVWRAYDDACESPRLFASLLGTVPGATSGPVASVRPTSVSTQAHRDLVRTVQNRTVLLVGDVVDRTMVQDLCQMLGQASVPVTAEHVYGSALKAVNHKTPPGDTLLADYCYVDQYDTLFASFYHYGTDTDKRWRDQLTYFPPSTFESRMEDLLTPFLESLRRPRLTAQLPRPRNGVDLAVFSTGLWDLATWAQEDISSGMTATSDLSSDRLKAWRARTVDMIESLREVVGQSTRIAWRSIPYATPAHGSITTLLASLRSSYKPVDETGKQPFAYGNRIAQLNNARSATLYLRDSVRSASNKKLWTPASHPTVGDIPLAEVTLGEEDKQNPSSLAPSITPHAFLFWDMVLAELRTAVASRYADQFLSATRPFDRDKAEQDLSIHLKKATSAEETAPKQKHVRKCIVYTWDHKSSLSVWSGLRVLPILNDEVQTFKALILVHKVLQEGHPIVLREAQSHINWLDTCSRMSGNSVHRGYGTLINAYVSFILAKLRFHRAHKEFNGLFEYEEYVSLKNIDNPDEGYETIMELMTLQDRIEKLQKQVFSTLRGRMNNECQISSLVPLVKESYGIYKFLTSMLRAMHRRTDAMDALEPLRGRYNEQHHELRRFYFECASLKFLTSLINVPKLNTDPPSLLAPPPDVPMLPPREREAPRPETPPPSEPTPTQDEIDEQARMLKEYEDKQRALKESEAREQQRISDKAAEQERAFQAQQAEQAEQQRLAQEQLMRSQQMNHIHGRVAEMERDLLLMRGQYERDQLMLQQYDGRVKALETELAAIHANASAQMASKDEMVQQLQEQAETWRNKYEALAKLYSQLRKEHLDLLNKYKQVQLKAGSAQESINKMERMERDVKAKNLELSDMIRERDRARLELDRLRGGQREEVERLKRELRFAEERAQDATQARGSEVSTIMARMNAQVAELEDELRSHKSQLDAKDAELLIVQEGMDSTIRELNDLRLDRGTNDDAMNAQIDTVILDNTRKLSAIIDSILQACADKVDEALYALEAPTASGNTAATPEYVLSMIEKGQSSASEFAAVFTLHLEQQEGGDHVDVIRSANQLAQAAAESLTSYKGILRFAKDEDTMERLTTVGIDVGSVLLRVFMNLQSFRLAGMGLSQRLDVAAQQNMQANQAFGRLADSAQSLIAAGQHIKASGDIGDMVEREMLGAAATIEQATQRLQALLAREKSSSRFSATELQVHDTILGAALAIMKAIGGLIRAATDSQEEIVAKGRGTSTAQQFYKKHNRWTEGLISAARAVAFASTMLIEAADGVIMGSHSLEQLIVASNEVSAATVQLVAASRVKAEFMSQTQDRLERAAKAVTDACKALVRQVRTITDSQSATSDLDYSQMATHEFKVKEMEQQVEVLKLEKELTQARRVLGAMRRAGYHATEDE; encoded by the exons AtggccgacgccgggcaCCGTCCCCTgactggcgctgcgcgcgcaggtgcgcgtGGTGATCCCCAGGTGCTGCAGATCGGAAATGTCCTTACGATTGTCTCGCTTGCCTTTTTTGCCGTTTCGCTGCTTGCCTCGCTGAGCGGTGTGCCGGG TCCTGTCCCAGTGCCCGACTACCCCCTTGCGTCGTCCGCGGGCGGTGTGTGCAGTCCGTTTGTCAAGCCGGGCTACATCGAGCACGACCCCTACCCCGTGTGGCGCGCGTACGACGACGCGTGCGAGTcgccgcgcctctttgcgagcctcctcggcacggttccgggcgcgacgagcggcccTGTTGCGTCGGTGCGTCCTACGTCGGTCtcgacgcaggcgcaccgcgacctTGTGCGTACGGTCCAGAACCGTACCGTGCTCCTGGTCGGCGATGTGGTCGACCGCACCATGGTCCAGGACCTCTGCCAGATGCTGGGCCAGGCTTCGGTCCCTGTCACGGCTGAGCATGTGTACGGCAGCGCGCTCAAGGCGGTGAACCACAAGACGCCTCCTGGCGACACGCTTCTTGCAGACTACTGCTACGTCGACCAGTACGACACGCTCTTCGCCTCGTTCTACCACTACGGCACGGACACCGACAAGCGCTGGCGCGATCAGCTGACCTACTTCCCGCCCAGCACCTTTGAGTCGCGCATGGAGGATCTCCTGACGCCGTtcctcgagtcgctgcgtCGGCCCCGTCTCACGGCGCAACTCCCTCGTCCCCGTAATGgcgtcgacctcgccgtCTTTTCGACGGGTCTGTGGGACCTTGCGACGTGGGCGCAGGAGGACATTTCTTCTGGCATGACTGCGACGTCGGACCTGAGCAGCGACCGCCTCAAGgcgtggcgtgcgcgcacTGTTGACATGATTGAGTCGCTccgcgaggtcgtcggCCAGTCGACGCGTATTGCCTGGCGCAGTATTCCCTATGCGACGCCTGCGCACGGCTCGATCACGACGCTCCTTGCGTCGCTCCGTTCGAGCTACAAGCCGGTGGACGAAACGGGCAAGCAGCCCTTTGCGTACGGCAACCGCATTGCGCAGCTGAACAatgcgcgcagcgccacgcTCTACCTCCGCGACTCTGTGCGGAGTGCGAGCAACAAGAAGCTGTGGACCCCCGCGAGCCACCCTACGGTTGGCGACATCCCCCTGGCCGAGgtcacgctcggcgaggaggacaaGCAGAACCCCAGCTCGTTAGCGCCCAGCATTACCCCCCATGCCTTCCTCTTCTGGGACATGGTGCTGGCGGAGCTCCGTACGGCGGTCGC GTCGCGGTATGCAGACCAGTTCCtgagcgccacgcgcccgTTCGACCGGgacaaggccgagcaggaccTGTCGATTCATCTGAAGAAGGCAACGAGCGCAGAAGAGACTGCGCCGAAGCAAAAGCATGTGCGGA AATGCATCGTGTACACGTGGGATCACAAGTCGTCGCTGAGCGTGTGGTCGGGCCTGCGCGTCCTGCCGATCCTCAACGATGAGGTGCAGACGTTCAAGGCGCTGATTCTTGTGCACAAAGTGCTCCAAGAGGGCCACCCgatcgtgctgcgcgaggcacaGTCGCACATCAACTGGCTCGATacctgctcgcgcatgTCGGGCAACTCGGTGCACCGTGGCTACGGCACGCTAATCAACGCGTATGTCTCGTTCATTCTCGCGAAGCTGCGCTTCCACCGTGCGCACAAGGAGTTCAACGGCTTGTTCGAGTACGAAGAGTACGTCTCGCTGAAGAACATCGACAACCCCGACGAGGGCTACGAGACGATCATGGAGCTCATGACTCTGCAGGACCGCATTGAAAAGCTCCAGAAGCAGGTGTTTTCGACACTCCGGGGACGCATGAACAACGAGTGCCAAAtctcgtcgctcgtgccgctcgtcAAGGAGTCGTACGGTATCTACAAGTTCCTTACGTCGATGCTACGTGCGATGCACCGCCGCACGGATGCCatggacgcgctcgagccgctgcgtgGCCGCTACAACGAGCAACaccacgagctgcgccgcttctACTTTGagtgcgcctcgctcaaGTTCCTCACGAGCTTGATCAACGTGCCGAAGCTCAACACGGACCCCCCGAGCCTACTTGCACCTCCGCCGGATGTGCCGAtgctgccgccgcgtgagcgcgaggcgccacgccccgagacgccgccgccgtcggagccgacgccgacgcaggacgagatcgacgagcaggcACGCATGCTCAAGGAGTACGAGGAcaagcagcgtgcgctcaaagagtccgaggcgcgcgagcagcagcgcatttCCGACAaggctgccgagcaggagcgtgctttccaggcgcagcaggccgagcaggccgagcagcagcgcctcgcacAGGAGCAGCTGATGCGTTCGCAGCAGATGAACCATATccacggccgcgtcgccgagatgGAGCGCGATCTCTTGCTGATGCGTGGCCAGTACGAGCGCGACCAGCTGATGCTGCAGCAGTACGACGGGCGcgtcaaggcgctcgagacggagCTGGCTGCGATCCACGcaaacgcctcggcgcagaTGGCGAGCAAGGATGAGAtggtgcagcagctgcaggagcaggccgagaCGTGGCGCAACAagtacgaggcgctcgccaagctttactcgcagctgcgcaaggagcacctcgacctcCTCAACAAGTACAAGCAGGTCCAGCTCAAGGCGGGCAGCGCGCAAGAGTCGATCAACAAGATGGAGCGCATGGAGCGCGACGTCAAGGCCAAGAACCTCGAGCTCTCCGACATgatccgcgagcgcgaccgcgcgcgcctcgaactcgaccgcctgcggggcggccagcgcgaagaggtcgagcgtctcaagcgcgagctccgctttgccgaggagcgcgcacAGGACGccacgcaggcgcgcggctcAGAAGTCTCGACGATCATGGCGCGCATGAAtgcgcaggtcgccgaACTCGAAGACGAGCTGCGGTCGCACAAGTCGCAGCTCGATGCCaaggacgccgagctgctcattGTGCAAGAAGGCATGGACTCGACGATCCGCGAGCTGAACGACCTGCGCCTTGACCGCGGCACGAACGACGACGCGATGAATGCCCAAATCGATACCGTGATTCTCGATAATACGCGCAAGCTGAGCGCGATCATCGACTCGATTCTCCAGGCGTGTGCCgacaaggtcgacgaggcgctgtaTGCCCTCGAGGCCCCGACAGCGTCGGGCAacacggccgcgacgccagAATACGTCTTGTCGATGATCGAAAAAGGACAGTCGTCCGCGAGTGAGTTTGCCGCCGTCTTTacgctgcacctcgagcagcaggaaGGCGGCGACCACGTCGACGTGATCCGCAGCGCGAACCagctggcgcaggcggccgccgagtcGCTTACGTCGTACAAAGGCATCCTGCGCTTTGCCAAGGACGAAGACACGATGGAGCGCCTCACGACGGTCGGCATCGATGTCGGCAGCGTGCTCCTGCGCGTCTTTATGAACCTGCAGTCCTTCCGCCTCGCGGGCATGGGCCTgtcgcagcgcctcgacgtcgccgcgcagcaaAACATGCAGGCGAACCAGGCGTttgggcgcctcgccgattCCGCGCAGTCGCTCATCGCCGCGGGACAGCACATCAAGGCCAGCGGCGATATCGGCGACatggtcgagcgcgagatgctcggcgcggccgcgacgatcgagcaggcgacgcagcgcctccaggcgctgcttgcgcgcgaaaagtcctcgtcgcgcttctcggccaccgagctgcaggtCCACGACAcgatcctcggcgcggcgctcgcgattATGAAGGCGATCGGCGGCCTGatccgcgccgcgaccgacTCCCAGGAAGAAATCGTGGCCAAGggccgcggcacgagcaCCGCACAGCAGTTCTACAAGAAGCACAACCGCTGGACCGAGGGTCTTatctcggcggcgcgtgctgtGGCGTTTGCCTCGACGATGCTcatcgaggcggcggacgGCGTGATCATGGGCTCGCAcagcctcgagcagctgatTGTCGCCTCGAACGAGGTGAGTGCGGCGAccgtgcagctcgtcgctgcgtcgcgTGTCAAGGCCGAGTTCATGTCCCAGACCCAGGAccgcctggagcgcgcggcaaAGGCGGTGACGGACGCAtgcaaggcgctcgtccgccAGGTGCGCACCATCACAGACAGCCAGAGCGCGACGTCAGATCTGGACTACTCGCAGATGGCCACGCACGAGTTCAAGGTGAAGGAGATGGAGCAGCAAGTCGAAGTGCTCAAGCTCGAAAAGGAGCtcacgcaggcgcgccgtgtcctgggcgcgatgcgccgcgcgggcTACCATGCCACCGAGGACGAGTAA